Proteins encoded together in one Quercus lobata isolate SW786 chromosome 3, ValleyOak3.0 Primary Assembly, whole genome shotgun sequence window:
- the LOC115981493 gene encoding probable nucleolar protein 5-1, whose translation MLVLFETPAGFALFKVLDEGKLNKVEDLNKDFSTAETARKVVKLKAFSKFENTSEALEAATLLIDSKPSKGLRKFLRVHCDGETLAVADSKLGNIIKEKLKIECVHNQPVMELMRGLRSQLSELISGLGVQDLAPMSLGLSHSLSRYKLKFSADKVDTMIIQAIGLLDDLDKELNTYAMRVREWYGWHFPELTKIIQDNILYAKTVKLMGDRVNAAQLDFSEILAEEVEIELKEAAMISMGTEVSDLDLINIKELCDQVLSLSEYRAQLYDYLKSRMNTIAPNLTALVGELVGARLIAHGGSLMNLAKQPGSTVQILGAEKALFRALKTKHATPKYGLIYHASLIGQAAPKNKGKISRSLAAKTALAVRCDALGDGQDNSMGLENRAKLEARLRKLEGKELGRSAGSAKGKPKIEVYDKDRKKGAGGLINAAKTYNPSVDSVLVQTLNAAAGNEEEKVTKKRKAEEAAEEALATVEDKKEKKKKEKKEKKKADEGDNGNDHAEPEHEEKEKKKKEKKEKKKKKADEGETAIPINGDNHAEPEGEEVVTKEKKKKRKHSAEVQNGDEIVDAGERKKKKRKHAEQEEESEVPSKKEKKKKKKSED comes from the exons ATGCTTGTGTTGTTCGAAACCCCAGCGGGGTTCGCCCTGTTCAAAGTTTTGGATGAAGGGAAGCTCAACAAAGTAGAG GACTTGAATAAGGATTTTTCCACTGCAGAGACCGCTAGAAAA GTGGTGAAGCTGAAAGCATTTTCCAAGTTCGAGAATACATCAGAAGCTTTGGAAGCAGCGACTTTGTTGATTGATAGCAAACCCAGCAAGGGACTCCGCAAGTTCTTGCGTGTTCACTGTGATGGTGAAACATTAGCTGTGGCTGATTCAAAGCTTGGGAAtatcattaaagaaaaactg AAAATAGAATGTGTCCACAACCAGCCTGTTATGGAGTTGATGAGAGGTCTCAGGTCTCAGCTGAGTGAGCTGATATCTGGCCTAGGAGTTCAAGATTTGGCACCAATGAGCTTGGGTTTATCTCATAGCTTATCTAGATACAAGCTAAAGTTCAGTGCTGATAAG GTGGACACGATGATCATTCAGGCCATTGGTTTGCTTGATGACCTTGATAAAGAACTTAACACATATGCAATGAGGGTTAGAGAATGGTATGGTTGGCATTTTCCTGAGCTCACTAAGATTATCCAGGACAATATCCTTTATGCGAAAACTGTGAAGCTTATGGGTGACCGTGTTAATGCTGCACAGCTTGATTTTTCTGAG atattgGCAGAGGAGGTTGAGATAGAATTGAAGGAAGCAGCTATGATATCCATGGGAACTGAAGTTAGTGACCTTGATCTGATAAATATTAAGGAACTCTGTGACCAGGTTCTTTCTCTTTCTGAGTACAGAGCTCAACTATATGATTATCTAAAAAGCAGGATGAACACCATTGCACCAAATTTGACTGCACTTGTTGGAGAGCTTGTTGGTGCTCGCCTCATTGCTCATGGGGGCAGTTTGATGAATCTCGCAAAGCAGCCTGGTAGCACAGTCCAGATTCTTGGTGCTGAAAAGGCTCTCTTCAGAGCCTTGAAGACTAAGCATGCTACTCCCAAATATGGGCTTATCTACCATGCGTCCTTGATTGGTCAGGCAGCACCAAAGAATAAGGGAAAAATCTCTCGGTCACTTGCTGCAAAAACTGCATTAGCAGTTAGATGTGATGCTCTTGGAGATGGTCAAGATAATTCTATGGGCTTAGAGAACCGGGCCAAG CTTGAGGCACGGTTAAGGAAACTTGAAGGCAAAGAATTGGGTCGCTCTGCTGGGTCAGCTAAGGGCAAACCTAAGATAGAAGTCTATGACAAGGATCGAAAGAAGGGAGCTGGTGGATTGATTAATGCTGCCAAG ACTTATAATCCTTCAGTGGATTCTGTTCTTGTGCAAACCTTAAATGCTGCCGCTGGCAATGAGGAGGAAAAAGTCACAAAGAAGAGGAAAGCAGAGGAAGCAGCAGAGGAGGCTCTTGCTACCGTTGAAGataagaaggagaagaagaagaaggagaagaaagagaagaagaaagcagATGAGGGGGACAACGGAAATGACCATGCCGAACCAGAAcatgaagagaaagagaagaagaaaaaggagaagaaagagaagaaaaagaagaaagctgaTGAGGGGGAGACAGCCATTCCAATTAATGGAGACAATCATGCAGAGCCAGAAGGTGAAGAGGTGGtgacaaaggaaaagaagaaaaagaggaaacatTCAGCTGAGGTACAGAACGGAGATGAAATTGTTGATGCAGgtgaaaggaagaagaagaaaagaaagcatgCTGAACAAGAAGAAGAATCTGAAGTGCCAagcaagaaggaaaagaagaagaagaagaaaagcgaGGATTGA
- the LOC115980042 gene encoding probable serine/threonine-protein kinase At1g54610, with protein MGCVISREVSGIVSEANEDKNLSSQSNRKVDDVPARKVERNDVEVHNGGIKKEEKDGGNGGQRPPGEKRRSRGNPRLSSLSKQLRGEQVVAGWPPWLTDACGEALQGLVPRRADTFEKIDKIGQGTYSNVYKAKDILTGKTVALKKVRFDNLEPESVKFMAREILILRRLDHPNVLKLEGLATSRMSCSLYLVFQYMEHDLAGLAASPAIKFTEAQVKCYMHQLLSGLEHCHNRGVLHRDIKGSNLLIDNNGILKIADFGLAIICDPNHKRPMTSRVVTLWYRPPELLLGATDYGVGIDLWSAGCILAELLAGKPIMPGRTEVEQLHKIYKLCGSPSDEYFKKAKLPNATLFKPREPYKRCIKETFKDFPPSSLPLIDTLLAIDPAERRTATDALRSEFFTTEPYACEPSSLPKYPPSKEMDAKRRDDEARRLRAASKSHAEGPKKTRTRDRAARAFPAPEANAELPSNLERRRFMTHANAKSKSEKFPPPHQDGQLGFPLGASHHIDPANVPQDVPFSSSSLIYSKDSLQTWSGPLGDPAGLGAPRRKKHAAGDEREASKSQRVTHRDKIIDVRDKGKKIMA; from the exons ATGGGGTGTGTAATCAGTCGAGAAGTGTCGGGTATAGTATCTGAGGCAAATGAGGATAAGAATTTGAGTTCTCAGTCTAATAGGAAGGTAGATGATGTTCCAGCAAGGAAAGTAGAGAGGAATGATGTTGAGGTCCATAATGGTGGGataaaaaaggaggagaagGATGGTGGTAATGGGGGTCAGCGGCCTCCAGGGGAGAAGAGAAGGTCTAGGGGGAATCCAAGGTTGAGTAGTCTATCAAAGCAATTACGAGGAGAGCAGGTTGTGGCGGGCTGGCCACCGTGGCTCACAGATGCTTGTGGGGAGGCACTCCAGGGGTTGGTTCCACGAAGGGCGGACACTTTCGAGAAGATTGATAAG ATTGGGCAAGGAACATATAGCAACGTGTACAAAGCTAAAGATATATTGACGGGTAAAACTGTTGCACTGAAAAAGGTTcgatttgataatttggaacCTGAGAGTGTGAAATTTATGGCTAGAGAAATTCTCATTTTGCGGCGACTGGATCATCCCAATGTTTTAAAGTTGGAGGGTTTGGCTACGTCAAGGATGTCTTGTAGTTTGTATCTGGTGTTTCAGTACATGGAACATGATTTAGCTGGACTTGCTGCTAGCCCAGCAATCAAATTTACTGAGGCTCAG GTCAAATGTTACATGCATCAATTACTATCTGGACTTGAGCACTGTCACAACCGTGGGGTGCTTCACCGTGACATTAAAGGATCGAATCTTCTTATTGACAATAATGGAATACTCAAGATTGCGGACTTCGGGTTGGCTATTATCTGTGATCCAAACCACAAACGGCCTATGACTAGTCGGGTGGTCACTCTTTGGTATCGACCTCCTGAACTTCTTCTTGGAGCTACTGATTATGGTGTGGGCATTGACCTTTGGAGTGCAGGTTGCATTTTAGCTGAGTTATTGGCTGGGAAGCCAATTATGCCTGGTCGTACAGAG GTAGAGCAACTACATAAGATATACAAACTATGTGGCTCACCATCAGATGAATACTTTAAAAAAGCAAAGTTGCCAAATGCAACCTTATTCAAGCCCCGAGAACCTTACAAAAGATGCATAAAAGAGACGTTTAAAGATTTCCCACCATCATCATTGCCCCTTATTGATACTCTTCTTGCAATTGATCCTGCGGAACGTCGGACAGCCACAGATGCATTAAGAAGTGAG tTCTTCACAACAGAACCTTATGCTTGTGAACCTTCAAGCCTCCCAAAATATCCACCAAGCAAGGAAATGGATGCTAAACGACGGGATGATGAAGCTCGGAG ATTAAGAGCTGCCAGTAAATCCCACGCTGAAGGTCCAAAGAAAACACGTACACGTGACCGTGCTGCTAGGGCATTTCCTGCTCCAGAAGCCAACGCTGAGCTTCCATCTAATCTTGAA AGAAGGCGTTTTATGACCCATGCAAACGCAAAGAGCAAGAGTGAGAAGTTTCCTCCACCACACCAAGATGGACAACTTGGCTTTCCCTTGGGTGCTTCACATCATATTGATCCTGCCAATGTTCCTCAAGATGTCCCATTTAGTTCAAGTTCATTAATTTATTCAAAAGATTCGCTCCAAACTTGGTCAGGTCCATTGGGTGACCCTGCTGGCCTTGGTGCTCCAAGGCGGAAGAAGCATGCTGCAGGTGATGAACGGGAAGCATCAAAATCACAGAGAGTTACCCACAGAGACAAAATTATTGATGTTCGtgataaaggaaagaaaattatgGCTTAA